The following proteins come from a genomic window of candidate division WOR-3 bacterium:
- a CDS encoding RsmB/NOP family class I SAM-dependent RNA methyltransferase yields MHTELSPRFFERYASIIPDFDEFLKFTKLPLKQTFRINTLKAQKDEVLAFLSDINLEAVPWYDLAFRINEKVNFGQRVEHFLGLIYVQELASMIPALVLDPKPNETILDMSAAPGSKTTQIASIMANTGLIVANDISSKRINKLIFNIEHQGVLNTVIIRQSGQRLGHLFPEYFDRVILDAPCSLEGMVRKSWSAVSYWSETNIIRHSKIQKGLINSAFQCLKPKGTLVYSTCTYAPEENEMVVDYLLKKYSSAVCEPIAIDGLKTRPGILEWQGQKFDKSIQNTIRLFPQDNDTEGFFIAKIRKL; encoded by the coding sequence ATGCATACCGAATTATCTCCAAGATTTTTTGAAAGATATGCTTCAATTATTCCTGATTTTGATGAATTTCTTAAATTTACTAAACTTCCCTTAAAACAAACTTTCCGCATTAATACCCTTAAAGCCCAAAAAGATGAAGTACTTGCATTTTTATCTGATATAAATTTAGAAGCCGTTCCTTGGTATGACTTGGCGTTTCGAATCAATGAAAAAGTAAATTTCGGCCAAAGAGTTGAACACTTTTTAGGATTAATTTATGTGCAAGAACTTGCTTCGATGATACCGGCCTTAGTTTTAGACCCTAAACCTAATGAGACCATACTTGATATGAGTGCAGCCCCTGGTTCTAAAACTACTCAAATCGCATCAATTATGGCAAATACCGGCCTTATTGTCGCTAATGACATCTCGTCCAAGAGAATCAATAAACTTATCTTCAACATCGAACACCAAGGAGTTTTGAATACTGTCATTATAAGACAATCAGGACAAAGATTAGGTCATTTATTTCCTGAATATTTTGACCGCGTTATCCTTGATGCTCCATGTTCTTTAGAAGGAATGGTGAGAAAATCTTGGTCAGCGGTCTCTTATTGGAGTGAGACTAATATCATCCGGCACTCTAAAATTCAAAAAGGCTTAATAAATTCTGCTTTTCAATGTCTTAAACCAAAAGGCACATTAGTCTATTCGACTTGCACTTACGCACCTGAAGAAAATGAAATGGTAGTTGATTATCTCTTAAAAAAATATTCATCTGCTGTTTGCGAACCAATAGCCATTGATGGCCTAAAAACACGCCCTGGAATTTTAGAATGGCAGGGACAAAAATTTGATAAAAGTATTCAAAACACAATCCGGCTTTTTCCTCAAGATAATGATACTGAAGGTTTCTTTATTGCTAAAATTAGAAAGTTGTGA